From the Sphingobacteruim zhuxiongii genome, the window GACAATTTGGAGAAATTAGCGCAACAGCTGCTGCTGCTGTTGGCTGTGTCGGTGCGGTAATTGATGGTTCAACAAGGGATTCGAATATTTTAATTGATATGGATTTCCCAACGTTCTGTCGCTTTAGAAACCCGGTAGAAGCCTACGGAAGGTTTATGATTGTTGATTATCAGATTCCTATTTTCGTGAAAGGGATTGATGGAATGATTGTAGTCAATCCTGGAGATTATATCTTCGGGGATAACGATGGAGTTGTTGTTGTGCCATATGAAAGAACCATTGAGATCTTAGAAATGGCGGAAGAATGGTTTGCTGCAGAAGCGAGAAGTCGTAAAGCGATGGCCGATGGTCGAGATCCTTTTGATGTCTACGACGAATACGGTAGGTTCTAAGGTTAAATAAAAAATCCTGAAGCGGGGAGCTTCAGGATTTTTACCAAACCAATTATTAACCTAAATTATGAAATTTTTACTCTTATTACTTTTGCTTTATATACCTAACGCAATTCGAGTGCCTTTCGTCTCATAGACTATTGTTATTAACACATTTTAACAAGAATCTATCGATTATCGATAAATTTAATCGGTTTTCGGCTTAATGGATTGTGTATAATCTTCTGTAATGTCACTTCTTCCTCAAAGCTTATATGAGGAGTGGCACGTAGTCGTGCTCTAAAATAATCTCTTAATTTGGCAGCAAACTCCTCCGATTGATCCGTTGAATAGATACGAATCAGAATTTCATCGGTTCCTATTTCATTGGAAGAGATTTCAATTAGGTGCAATTTTACCTCATTAAAATGGGCTACAGCATCATGCATTGCTGGCGGATACAACGTCGTTCCTTTATATTTTATCATTTGCTGCTTGCGTCCTTCTACAGGACCAAGTCTATCAGTAGTGCGTCCACAGGTGCAAGCATCGCTATATTTTCGGACTAGATCTCCTGTTTTGAAACGTAAAAGGGGCATGGCTTCAATCCCCAGCGTGGTTATCACCAACTCACCCAATTCACCCTCTGCCAC encodes:
- a CDS encoding RraA family protein, giving the protein MEKRDYPLRKFEVNYNAQEIAERFKKLYTGLVYDAMESVGLKGRAMDSGVYPLVHTMKVAGHAFTMHGKATPNMDTYTHNIRLGLMKSMSDGCIQIRDTQGNLNCGQFGEISATAAAAVGCVGAVIDGSTRDSNILIDMDFPTFCRFRNPVEAYGRFMIVDYQIPIFVKGIDGMIVVNPGDYIFGDNDGVVVVPYERTIEILEMAEEWFAAEARSRKAMADGRDPFDVYDEYGRF